ACAGACCAACTTCCCCATGCGTCTCCTTCCTGGCCAGGTTGTGTTGCACTCGTAGGTCTTCCTGCCTTAAAGATGTGAGCCTCCCTGTGGTGTGGGTGGTACAGACAGTAGAGCCACCGATTccaggttttggctcaggttgtgatctctgggtcatgagagggagccctgagttgggctccacgctcagctcggagtctgcttgggactctctctccctctgcttctctgccccaaccacctccccactctctctctctctcaaataaataaataaatctttaaaaaaaataaaaaaagatgttagcccccctgggtgggggggggggggaggatatTGAAAAATGGTGTTCCTGCCATGACTGCAGTAATTTCTTTCCCAACCACAAGGCCATTGCTGGGTACCGTGTCCACCCATCCACTGGAATAAGGAATAAATGTTCAGTTTGGTTCAGCAGACAGAGCTGTGGTAGGTCCTGGGGTGCAAAGTGAACAGATAATCTTTTTAGTCTCAAGGAGCTCATGCTTCAGTAATCTGAAGCAAACTATCCTTCAAATTATCCTTCAGCATTATCCCACCCACTTGGCTTGCTCCTCTCTTGTTCAGTATCTGTGCAAGCTCTCTTACATCCTGGCCTTGCTTCACAATGTCTTCACTTTGTTCTTCAATCCTAgtaatatctttctttttaatcatggCCAACACCCCAGCCCCAAGTGTTTCGGAGTAGAGCCTACGATTTAAGTCTCCAGACAGGCTTTCTGAGCTAAGTAAAAGACATTATAAacatttaactatttttatttttctaaattactaGATCAGGAgcagcaataaaataaaagatggcaCCATAGTATCTGAAGTGTCAATCTGGGGGCAACAGGAGCCCCTTAGCTTcttgattaattttaaatttctatgtaaTTGGTTGGTGATATATGTTactagctatttttaaaaaaattcaaaacaataatCACATTTGAAAACAACTTAGGGAGAAAACCTAATGGTTTGTGGCAGATTTGTACATCTTAAGAATTATTTTGGATGAAATATTAAAACAGAGGCTTGGAAAGACCATAGAATGCTCATATCTTGcctaaataaaaaagttaaaagagatttttcttgctCCTATCCTCAACAACAGCAAGAACTTATAGATTTATATAGATTTCTAAGAAAGTGGGACAGTCAGATctgtgaaaatagaaataaagaacatGGAAAATGTTGCAAAACTAAAGTATTTCTCTAGATCATTCAGATTATTTAAGACAATAATTTCATTTCTCAGAAACATGCATACTCTGACCTGGTTATCTTAGGAgactctccctctttccctttgttGAGATCAGGTAggactcctccctccccccttcccactACACTGCACTGTAGCTGCGCTTTCCAGAGCCTAGAGAAATTAAACCCTGGTGGTTGAATAAATGACCACTTTTAGCATCCCTGAAAGTAGCCTAAACCTTATCACttctaattaaacaaacaaaatcccccCACATTTCACTGATTCatagtttttctgttctttcctcctCTTATTCTTGCTATAATACTATTACATCTATTGTTCATTTTAAACATGCAGTATTTCAACTACATTTAGATTAAATAAGCTTTTCACGATCTGGTCTTGAAACTTAACTACCATCTATTATAGTATGTTATGAAGAAATCTGTTTCAAGACTAACAAGTAATTTGCTATAATATAGGCTGTTTTATGCTGGAAAATGTTTCTAATAACAGATATTCATGTGTGGGGTTTTGTACTCAGGTTCAATAATTTATAGTTTCACCCAGAATGTTGCTTTTTAGGATCTTTTAAAACTTAGAACCCATATTATTACCTAATTGGTAGTAAGCCACTTCATTTTCAACATATGAAGGATGTACCTGTTAACTATGTAGCCTGTAAATCGATTCTGATTAGTCCATGATAATTGGTTGGATTCAGTATTACCACGTCAAGCAAGTGGCCGGTACTTTTGGTCTTTAAAAAAGTCCAAACTGGCTGGACTGCATGGCAACGGGCCTGATAAATTTCAATCATGTTGGTTATACCGTGTCAGCATGTCCTACTTTCCCAAAGCTGCATCCTGACAACTCATTCACTGTGGCTCTTTACCCTCTAGCATCTTTTTCAGGGTGTCCTTTACTTCCGTGTTCCTCAGGGTATAGATCAAGGGGTTGAGCAGGGGAATTACAAGACTATAAAACACAGTGACCACTTTGTTGTACTTCCACGAATCCCCCGCTTTAGGTTGCTGCAGGTACATGAAAAACAGCGTCCCATAGAAGATGACGACCACAGTGAGGTGGGAGGCACAGGTGGAAAAAGCTTTGCACTTGCCTTCGGCAGACTGGATTTTTAGAATGGAAAAGAGGACGCACATGTAGGAGATAAGGACCGTCAGGAGGGATCCAGTGAGATTCACTGCTGAGAAGATCAAGAGCGGCTTTTCTTTGTTGCCGATGTCAGAGCAGGagagggcaaggagagggggGTCAGCACAGTAGAAGTGGTGAATGATGTTGGAGTCGCAGAAGGACAACTGGAATGTCAGAACTGTTTGTATTACAGAGTTTAGGAAGCCGTAGGTGTAGACCCCTATCACCAACTCCTTGCAGACCCGCTGAGTCATAATGGCTGTGTAGATCAGGGGGTTGCAGATAGCCATGTAGCGGTCATAGGCCATTGTGGCCAAGAGGAAGCATTCGGTGGTGGCAAAAGCACTGGTGAAGTACAGCTGGGCAAAGCAGCCTGAAAAGGAGATGGTTTTTTTCTTCACCAATAAATTTTGCATCATCTTGGGCCCAATGGAAGATGAGTAACAAACGTCGATGAATGCCAGGTGGCTGAGGAAAtagtacatgggggtgtggagCTTCAAATCTACCTTGATGAGCACCATCATGCCAAGATTTCCTACCAAGGTGATGAGATAAATTACCAGAAACACCACAAAGAGGGGAAGCTGGAGCTCTGGACGGTCTGTGAATCCCATAAGGACAAATTCTGTCACTGTGGTCTGATTGCCTCTTgccattttgttctctctcttgttggaaaaagaagaaacatggcTTCAAAATGATTagacttaaaaatacaaacttcttACCTCTTTGTTCCAGGACCAGATGACAGAAATTTGGCTTCCCAATCCCAACGGTAAAAGACTGTCATTAGCCATGGGGCTTTATTCTGCCAAAACAGACTCAGAGAAGTCGGAGCCCGTTCATTCTCTCTTGTGATGGAAACTGACCAATTGACCTCCAAGTAAGTTGCACTGGGTTACACGCCCAACAATACTGTATGAGAACGCTGGTTTTCCCATAAACCCAAAATCTTATCAAATTTTAAACCTTTGCCATCATGATATGGTGAATACTGGGCAACTCATGttgtcttgatttttaaaaatgatgagtaGGGGTTATTAGCATTTTTTCAAACAATTATTCgcatgtgtatttctttttcatgactgCTCAGTTCAGTCTCTTTGCTAATTTTCCTATTAGGTTGTTGGtcttctaagcattttatttacaGGGCCTCTTTGCTTATTACGGAAATCAGCCATTTGTTTGATACCTGTATTGCAAGTTATTTCTTAGTCTGTCACTCAGCATTGGTCtggtatatttttctttgtgctaCACAGTAAATTTTAAAGGGTTTGGTGTCAACTTTATCAATCTTCTTTTTGAATTCTGATCTTTGTGACATAGTTAGATAAACTTTCcttgatttaaaattatttttaaaattatctcttgCTCTATTCTAGGTCTTTAccaatttcatttttacattacAATCTTTGCTCTATCTGGAGTTTAATTTTGATATAAAGAATGAGGTAATCCActcttttcacttatttatcCATATAGTTAACCAGATGTTCTAATGCCATTTGTTGGTGAAACAATTTTCCAGctgattttgttgatttaaaaCTCCAGCCTTATCATATAGTAAAACAGTCATAAGTACTTGGGTCaatttctgattcattttctttgtagTCTCTTCTAGAACAAggaccaaacatttaaatacagTACTATAGAATTGGTTTTAATATCTGGTAATAAAATTTCTGGCTATTCTCACATGTATATTTTCCAGATGAACTTTGGCATATTTTATCAagttccaaaaaaaataaaaataatcctgtTTTCACTTAGAATGCTATTGCATTGAATTGGTATGTTAATTTGTTGAGAATTGACAGCTTTACAATCAAAACTTCTATAAGTAAGGTATGTATGTCATTTACCAATGACTTTCCTAAacagagttttaaagttttctttaaacttta
Above is a genomic segment from Halichoerus grypus chromosome 11, mHalGry1.hap1.1, whole genome shotgun sequence containing:
- the LOC118541732 gene encoding olfactory receptor 5M5-like, with the protein product MARGNQTTVTEFVLMGFTDRPELQLPLFVVFLVIYLITLVGNLGMMVLIKVDLKLHTPMYYFLSHLAFIDVCYSSSIGPKMMQNLLVKKKTISFSGCFAQLYFTSAFATTECFLLATMAYDRYMAICNPLIYTAIMTQRVCKELVIGVYTYGFLNSVIQTVLTFQLSFCDSNIIHHFYCADPPLLALSCSDIGNKEKPLLIFSAVNLTGSLLTVLISYMCVLFSILKIQSAEGKCKAFSTCASHLTVVVIFYGTLFFMYLQQPKAGDSWKYNKVVTVFYSLVIPLLNPLIYTLRNTEVKDTLKKMLEGKEPQ